Proteins co-encoded in one Kribbella solani genomic window:
- a CDS encoding acyl-CoA mutase large subunit family protein, with protein MDAEQIAAGRSRWQQRYDAARKREADFSTLSGTEVAPVYGPPDGVDDPRMERIGWPGEFPFTRGLYATGYRGRTWTIRQFAGFGNAEQTNERYKMILNGGGGGLSVAFDMPTLMGRDSDEPKSLGEVGHCGVAIDSAVDMDRLFKDIPLQDVTTSMTISGPAVPAFCMYLVAAERQGADISKLNGTLQTDIFKEYIAQKEWLFPPEPHLRLIGDLMEYCATKIPAYKPLSVSGYHIREAGSTAAQELAYTLADGFGYVELGLSRGLDVDVFAPGLSFFFDSHLDFFEEIAKFRAARRIWARWLRDVYGAKTEKAQWLRFHTQTAGVSLTAQQPYNNVVRTAVEALAAILGGTNSLHTNALDETLALPSEESAEIALRTQSVLMEEIGVTNVADPLGGSWYLEALTDEIEAEAEQIFARIKEMSPDESITGGILRGIEDGWFMAEIADAAFEYQQKLEKGEKKIVGVNTLTDTVSGELEILRVSHEVEIEQCRVLAERKAHRDEDLVRRTLSALVEAASGTGNLIEPMLEAVRAEATMGEICHVLREQWGEYREPARF; from the coding sequence ATGGATGCCGAGCAGATCGCGGCCGGCCGGAGCCGGTGGCAGCAGCGCTACGACGCGGCCCGGAAGCGGGAGGCGGACTTCAGCACGCTGTCCGGCACCGAGGTCGCCCCGGTGTACGGGCCGCCGGACGGGGTCGACGACCCGCGGATGGAGCGGATCGGCTGGCCGGGCGAGTTCCCGTTCACCCGCGGGCTGTACGCGACCGGGTACCGCGGCCGGACCTGGACGATCCGGCAGTTCGCCGGGTTCGGGAACGCCGAGCAGACCAACGAGCGGTACAAGATGATCCTGAACGGCGGTGGCGGCGGCCTGTCGGTCGCGTTCGACATGCCGACGCTGATGGGCCGCGACTCCGACGAACCGAAGTCGCTCGGCGAGGTCGGGCACTGCGGCGTCGCGATCGACTCGGCCGTCGACATGGACCGGCTGTTCAAGGACATCCCGCTGCAGGACGTCACCACCTCGATGACGATCTCCGGCCCGGCGGTGCCGGCCTTCTGCATGTACCTGGTCGCCGCCGAGCGGCAGGGCGCGGACATCTCCAAGCTGAACGGGACGCTGCAGACCGACATCTTCAAGGAGTACATCGCCCAGAAGGAGTGGCTGTTCCCGCCGGAGCCACATCTGCGCCTGATCGGCGACCTGATGGAGTACTGCGCGACCAAGATCCCCGCGTACAAGCCGCTCAGCGTCTCCGGGTACCACATCCGTGAGGCCGGATCGACGGCGGCGCAGGAGCTCGCGTACACGCTCGCCGACGGATTCGGGTACGTGGAGCTCGGGCTGTCCCGCGGCCTGGACGTGGACGTGTTCGCGCCCGGACTGTCGTTCTTCTTCGACAGCCACCTGGACTTCTTCGAGGAGATCGCCAAGTTCCGCGCGGCCCGCCGGATCTGGGCCCGCTGGCTGCGCGACGTGTACGGCGCGAAGACCGAGAAGGCGCAGTGGCTGCGGTTCCACACCCAGACCGCCGGCGTTTCACTGACCGCGCAGCAGCCGTACAACAACGTCGTACGCACCGCGGTCGAGGCGCTGGCCGCGATCCTCGGCGGGACGAACTCGCTGCACACGAACGCGCTCGACGAGACGCTCGCGCTGCCGAGCGAGGAATCGGCCGAGATCGCGCTCCGGACCCAGTCGGTACTGATGGAGGAGATCGGCGTCACCAACGTCGCCGACCCGCTCGGCGGCTCCTGGTACCTGGAGGCACTCACCGACGAGATCGAGGCGGAAGCCGAGCAGATCTTCGCGCGGATCAAGGAGATGAGCCCGGACGAGTCGATCACCGGCGGGATTCTGCGCGGAATCGAGGACGGCTGGTTCATGGCCGAGATCGCCGACGCCGCGTTCGAGTACCAGCAGAAACTGGAGAAGGGCGAGAAGAAGATCGTCGGGGTGAACACCCTCACCGACACGGTGTCCGGCGAGCTGGAGATCCTCCGGGTCTCGCACGAGGTCGAGATCGAGCAGTGCCGGGTGCTCGCGGAACGCAAGGCGCACCGCGACGAGGACCTGGTCCGGCGTACGCTGTCGGCTCTGGTGGAGGCGGCCAGCGGCACTGGCAACCTGATCGAGCCCATGCTGGAGGCAGTGCGTGCGGAGGCCACGATGGGGGAAATCTGTCACGTTCTTCGGGAACAGTGGGGCGAGTACCGGGAGCCCGCCCGCTTCTGA